In Vigna unguiculata cultivar IT97K-499-35 chromosome 3, ASM411807v1, whole genome shotgun sequence, a single genomic region encodes these proteins:
- the LOC114179247 gene encoding neurofilament medium polypeptide-like — MGCGKSKLNVVATSTLLSKKSSVSSKEADAKSVDKNNDVKVENVNLEVEEKNDENVKDKDVGESNKDSEVAKVEEDKALEKSHEAEENKTEETVVAVAVAVVEEPKEPLKEEEEHKVKDVAVAAAAEEQPKEQKPEEQPKDPEHQQPEEQQPEEQQPKEQKGDENEKEDVKGEDLVKEEQSKDTKEETLVKEEEVKETKDEEKNLVKEKEPEVANVATTTS; from the exons atgggttgtGGAAAATCTAAGCTCAATGTTGTTGCCACCTCCACCCTCCTCAGCAAGAAATCAAGCGTTAGTTCCAAGGAAGCCGATGCAAAATCAGTGGACAAAAACAACGATGTGAAAGTTGAAAATGTAAATTTGGAAGTCGAAGAAAAGAACGACGAAAATGTCAAAGATAAGGATGTTGGTGAGTCCAACAAAGATTCTGAGGTAGCGAAGGTAGAAGAAGATAAGGCATTGGAGAAGAGCCATGAAGCTGAAGAGAACAAGACAGAGGAAACTGTCGTTGCCGTTGCCGTTGCCGTTGTCGAAGAACCAAAAGAGCCTTTGAAGGAGGAGGAAGAACACAAAGTGAAGGATGTTGCTGTTGCTGCTGCTGCAGAAGAACAACCAAAGGAACAAAAACCAGAGGAACAACCAAAGGATCCAGAACACCAACAACCAGAAGAACAACAACCAGAGGAACAACAACCAAAGGAACAGAAGGGAGATGAAAATGAGAAAG AGGATGTCAAGGGAGAGGATTTGGTGAAGGAAGAGCAAAGCAAAGACACAAAAGAAGAAACCTTGGTTAAGGAAGAGGAagttaaagaaacaaaagacGAGGAGAAGAATCTGGTGAAGGAGAAAGAGCCTGAAGTTGCAAATGTTGCAACCACAACCTCTTAA